One part of the Bdellovibrio bacteriovorus genome encodes these proteins:
- a CDS encoding transporter substrate-binding domain-containing protein yields MVHKLLFLLLTACAWSQQSLAAKASTVIHLLTMEAPPFMSNSLPEQGAAVYALRQIYKKNGYDLKVTFTPYLRAKIQALQKDDVSGFFPAAQENIASGYVLSKIMYVTPWGFAERKDKPIIWNQPEDLLPYKIGNVMGYELSRVLVPAQKKKKFHIENVSSDEQNLLKLAKKRVDLAFIDATMFEYLMKSSPNLRPYQNELQMNGKIIRMDEYGVAFKNSGKGKEHLETFNRLIQKEEFHRLVELYFKTHLTD; encoded by the coding sequence TTGGTTCACAAGCTTCTGTTTTTACTTTTAACTGCCTGTGCATGGTCACAGCAAAGTCTTGCTGCCAAAGCCAGCACAGTCATTCATCTGCTCACCATGGAAGCGCCGCCCTTTATGAGCAACTCGCTGCCGGAACAAGGTGCGGCGGTCTATGCCCTTCGCCAGATCTATAAAAAGAACGGCTATGACCTAAAGGTCACTTTCACCCCTTACCTGCGGGCTAAAATTCAGGCTCTGCAGAAAGACGACGTGTCCGGATTTTTTCCCGCCGCCCAGGAAAACATCGCTTCCGGCTATGTGCTTTCCAAAATCATGTACGTCACCCCCTGGGGCTTTGCTGAACGCAAAGACAAGCCCATCATCTGGAATCAGCCCGAGGATCTTTTGCCCTATAAGATCGGCAATGTGATGGGTTATGAATTGTCCCGAGTCCTGGTGCCAGCCCAGAAAAAGAAAAAGTTCCATATCGAAAATGTTTCCAGCGATGAGCAGAATTTGCTGAAACTTGCCAAGAAACGTGTGGACCTGGCGTTTATCGACGCCACCATGTTTGAATATCTAATGAAAAGCAGCCCCAACCTTCGCCCCTATCAGAATGAACTTCAGATGAATGGCAAAATCATTCGCATGGACGAATACGGCGTCGCCTTCAAAAACAGCGGCAAGGGCAAAGAACACCTTGAGACTTTCAACCGACTTATTCAAAAAGAAGAGTTCCACCGTCTGGTGGAACTCTATTTTAAAACTCACTTAACTGATTAA
- a CDS encoding substrate-binding periplasmic protein, whose protein sequence is MRWIVLAALLMTPPAWSKTVKLSTDDGYAPYTGQKLSRGGMVTEIVQEVVSGMGHSMDLTWLPWRRGFEKARQAQFDGLFPYLKTNDREKEFLFSEPLYEVRNTVFAAKGESGFYSSLESLHGKTYCLPLGWVPATPELAEMVQKKHVKVFEVLNTATCAKMVNSGRADFFVTDDAQGEAALRETGLVEKVSLIPHLLPKTQLYFIVSRSHPNGVELVKKFNQSLSDLKKSGTYEKIVLRHLRSEGAATGEFPRNSKKNPVKKSYSAL, encoded by the coding sequence ATGAGATGGATCGTTCTGGCAGCTCTTTTGATGACCCCTCCAGCCTGGTCTAAAACTGTGAAGCTGAGCACAGATGACGGCTATGCACCCTATACCGGACAGAAGCTGTCACGGGGTGGTATGGTGACAGAGATTGTGCAGGAAGTGGTTTCCGGCATGGGGCATTCGATGGATCTTACCTGGTTGCCGTGGCGGCGCGGTTTTGAAAAGGCCCGACAGGCGCAGTTCGATGGCCTGTTTCCCTATTTGAAAACGAACGATCGTGAAAAAGAATTCCTTTTTTCTGAACCTCTTTATGAGGTCCGCAATACGGTGTTTGCCGCAAAAGGGGAAAGCGGTTTCTATTCCAGTCTGGAAAGTCTGCACGGAAAAACCTACTGCCTGCCCTTGGGATGGGTTCCGGCGACTCCTGAACTGGCGGAGATGGTTCAGAAAAAACACGTGAAAGTGTTTGAAGTCTTAAACACTGCGACCTGTGCAAAGATGGTCAACAGTGGGCGGGCAGATTTCTTTGTCACCGATGATGCTCAAGGTGAAGCGGCTTTGCGGGAAACCGGGCTTGTTGAAAAAGTCAGCTTGATTCCGCATCTGCTGCCGAAAACGCAGTTGTATTTTATTGTCAGTCGCAGTCATCCAAACGGCGTGGAGCTGGTGAAGAAGTTCAACCAGTCCTTAAGCGATCTGAAAAAGTCCGGAACCTATGAGAAGATTGTTCTGCGCCATCTTCGCAGCGAAGGGGCTGCCACCGGAGAGTTCCCCCGCAACAGTAAAAAAAATCCTGTGAAAAAGTCCTATTCCGCGCTTTAA
- a CDS encoding endonuclease/exonuclease/phosphatase family protein, with translation MKLKAWLLGGALLMSAQAFAEQYWVPDNRPPRFCLQNFNAYGPVYAKGIEERTGRMTALLQGIPKCDVVHLQEVWNDSQINQIENDLKRQYSISAPNKTERIGVMSLFMGDVKGTETHSFAVNNEGGVLDTVREALNVKKAFHVVKSGFFGIDEDFYFINTHLHPTSEAVRLTQVLDLLRWRMEHQDLKMLLSGDFNANVDSVERGFVMATLATRDAMEDAMGGYPKKGYCTYCARNPLGWLFSDQVFDYIFYSNVGASGTTLQVVDGQVNMQGTPRRPLSDHYGVRVQFSVDPKTSETNALGLELRRSYALDNFAKAEKILAAAKEPEFKPYLQALRKMTEQLQAKSGAFWNYFSSFR, from the coding sequence ATGAAACTTAAAGCATGGCTATTGGGTGGTGCTCTTCTGATGTCGGCTCAGGCCTTTGCTGAGCAGTATTGGGTTCCTGACAATCGACCGCCAAGATTCTGCCTGCAGAATTTCAATGCATATGGTCCGGTGTACGCCAAGGGCATCGAAGAGCGCACGGGGCGCATGACGGCTCTTTTACAGGGCATTCCCAAGTGTGACGTGGTCCACTTGCAGGAAGTCTGGAATGATTCGCAAATCAATCAAATCGAAAATGACCTGAAAAGACAATACAGCATCAGTGCACCCAATAAAACCGAACGTATCGGGGTGATGTCTTTGTTTATGGGTGATGTGAAGGGCACGGAAACCCACTCTTTTGCCGTGAACAATGAAGGCGGTGTGCTGGATACGGTCCGTGAGGCCTTGAATGTGAAAAAAGCCTTCCACGTTGTTAAATCCGGATTCTTCGGTATCGACGAGGACTTTTATTTTATCAACACCCATTTGCACCCGACATCCGAAGCCGTGCGCCTGACCCAGGTTCTGGATCTGTTGCGCTGGCGCATGGAACATCAGGATCTGAAGATGCTTTTGTCTGGTGATTTTAACGCCAATGTCGACAGTGTTGAGCGCGGTTTTGTGATGGCGACTCTGGCCACGCGTGATGCGATGGAAGACGCCATGGGTGGATACCCTAAAAAAGGCTATTGCACTTACTGTGCAAGAAACCCGCTGGGCTGGCTGTTCAGTGATCAGGTTTTTGACTACATCTTCTATTCTAATGTTGGCGCTTCAGGCACGACCCTTCAGGTTGTGGACGGGCAGGTGAATATGCAGGGGACACCACGTCGTCCTTTGTCGGATCACTATGGTGTGCGGGTGCAGTTCTCGGTGGATCCGAAAACCTCTGAAACCAATGCGCTGGGGCTGGAGCTTCGCCGTTCCTATGCTTTGGATAACTTTGCCAAGGCTGAAAAAATCCTGGCGGCGGCCAAAGAGCCCGAGTTCAAGCCTTATCTTCAGGCTTTGCGCAAAATGACAGAACAACTGCAGGCCAAGTCGGGCGCGTTCTGGAATTACTTCTCAAGTTTCCGTTAA
- a CDS encoding substrate-binding periplasmic protein, with translation MPFLLLVLFLFSPWAEAKKIIFASDPYPPFIYEQNGEAKGTAVDALEKILDIPRKDLDIRIIPWKRALKAAEQGSVDIIGPMQIDPKKDYLLFTKKVFPSEEAVWTLASSQYLSQLNWKTTEELRNHNLGYVLGYEYAEPFGSYLKSPLAKKVEVQDVIQGMRKLLSGDISLFICNTQVLEFYAKSEGIPLKTFKRIGPPIVEEFGVFGISHKSKLARDLDKINARISKLPPAKSALN, from the coding sequence ATGCCGTTTTTACTGCTGGTTTTATTTCTTTTTTCCCCCTGGGCTGAGGCTAAGAAAATCATCTTTGCCTCAGATCCCTATCCGCCGTTCATCTATGAACAAAATGGCGAAGCCAAGGGCACGGCTGTGGATGCCCTGGAAAAAATTCTGGACATTCCCCGCAAAGACCTCGATATCCGCATTATTCCCTGGAAGCGCGCGCTGAAAGCCGCCGAACAAGGCAGCGTTGACATCATCGGTCCGATGCAAATCGATCCCAAAAAGGACTATCTGCTGTTCACCAAGAAGGTCTTTCCGTCCGAAGAGGCCGTATGGACCCTGGCCTCCAGCCAGTACCTGAGTCAACTGAACTGGAAGACCACAGAAGAACTGCGCAATCACAATCTGGGGTATGTTCTGGGTTATGAATACGCCGAGCCCTTCGGAAGTTACTTGAAATCCCCTCTGGCGAAAAAAGTCGAAGTGCAGGACGTGATTCAGGGCATGCGCAAGCTTTTGTCCGGCGATATCAGCCTGTTTATCTGCAACACTCAAGTTCTGGAATTTTACGCCAAAAGCGAAGGCATTCCGCTGAAGACCTTCAAACGCATTGGTCCGCCTATTGTTGAAGAATTCGGAGTTTTTGGAATTTCACACAAATCCAAGCTGGCGCGCGATCTGGACAAGATCAATGCGCGCATTTCGAAACTGCCACCGGCAAAGTCCGCCTTGAATTAA
- a CDS encoding cytidine deaminase: MNDTQKKLFEAACKAQKKAHAPYSDALIGAAVLMSDGQIFNGCNVENASYGGTVCAERVAIFKAVSEGAQKLIKEVLVVSDAEKPWPPCGFCRQVIAEFANEHTVIHTANLQGKIKTFQFPEIFPEAFTPKHLD, from the coding sequence ATGAACGATACACAGAAAAAACTATTTGAAGCCGCCTGCAAGGCCCAGAAAAAAGCCCACGCCCCTTATTCCGACGCCCTGATTGGGGCGGCGGTGCTGATGAGCGACGGACAGATTTTCAATGGCTGTAATGTTGAAAATGCCTCTTACGGCGGCACCGTGTGTGCGGAACGCGTGGCGATCTTTAAAGCGGTCAGCGAAGGCGCACAAAAACTGATCAAGGAAGTGCTGGTTGTCAGCGATGCTGAAAAACCATGGCCACCGTGCGGATTCTGCCGTCAGGTGATTGCAGAGTTTGCCAACGAACACACCGTGATTCACACCGCGAACCTGCAGGGTAAAATCAAGACCTTCCAGTTCCCGGAAATCTTCCCCGAAGCCTTTACTCCAAAGCATTTGGATTAG
- a CDS encoding Maf family protein, whose product MSQKQLILASTSKYRQELLSRLAYSYSAQAPLIDEEKEKDPALAPQALAEKLADLKAASLKAAGKVVIGGDQLVSFEGRIIGKAHTAERAVEQLMSMQGKTHDLITAICVYDGDKKIAYTDITRMHMKKMTRAQIERYVQLDNPIDCAGSYKIEKHGIMLFDKIESQDFTAIQGLPLIELGKILENANL is encoded by the coding sequence ATGTCACAAAAGCAACTGATCCTCGCAAGCACCTCGAAGTACCGCCAAGAGCTTCTTTCTCGATTGGCTTACAGCTATTCGGCCCAAGCGCCTTTGATTGACGAAGAAAAAGAGAAAGACCCGGCCCTGGCGCCGCAGGCTCTGGCGGAAAAACTGGCGGACCTCAAAGCGGCCAGCCTGAAAGCCGCCGGCAAAGTCGTCATCGGTGGCGACCAACTAGTGTCCTTCGAAGGCCGCATTATCGGTAAGGCCCACACGGCCGAGCGCGCTGTCGAGCAACTGATGTCCATGCAGGGAAAAACTCATGATCTGATCACCGCGATCTGCGTTTATGACGGCGACAAGAAAATCGCCTATACCGATATCACCCGCATGCACATGAAGAAAATGACCCGCGCCCAGATCGAACGTTATGTGCAACTGGACAATCCGATTGATTGCGCTGGCAGCTACAAAATTGAAAAACACGGCATCATGCTGTTTGATAAAATTGAAAGCCAGGATTTCACCGCGATTCAAGGATTGCCCTTGATCGAGCTTGGCAAAATATTAGAGAATGCAAACCTATGA
- the folE2 gene encoding GTP cyclohydrolase FolE2 yields the protein MTKQSLPDVAKETHSERFAPIDWVGMGSIELPVMLKQADGVYRIPARVDAKVSLDKKPSRGIHMSRLYLLSQELLTKSELSLGLLGNVTTEFLRTHEDLSTKALVQVQFEAPLVRKALKSNNQAWRSYPVITSAFNEEGQISYFVEVVVTYSSTCPASAALSRQLIQDGFKQNFSSDKPLDFDVVHSWLGTPQGIVATPHAQRSFARVKAEVGANYNYGDLIDIVEEALQTAVQGAVKREDEQEFALRNGQNLMFCEDAARRVKEALDAKVDILDYVAEFSHVESLHPHNAVSHISKGLKLRSF from the coding sequence ATGACGAAACAATCTCTTCCTGACGTAGCCAAAGAAACCCACTCTGAACGTTTTGCCCCGATCGACTGGGTCGGTATGGGCTCTATCGAACTGCCGGTGATGTTGAAGCAGGCTGATGGGGTTTATCGCATTCCCGCACGCGTGGATGCGAAAGTCAGTCTTGATAAAAAACCGTCCCGTGGCATCCACATGTCGCGCCTGTATCTTTTGTCTCAGGAGCTTCTGACCAAGTCGGAACTGTCCCTGGGGCTGTTGGGCAATGTGACCACAGAATTCCTGCGCACTCACGAAGACCTTTCCACCAAAGCTCTGGTGCAGGTGCAGTTTGAAGCTCCTCTGGTGCGCAAGGCTTTGAAAAGCAACAACCAGGCTTGGCGCTCTTATCCGGTGATCACTTCGGCCTTCAATGAAGAAGGGCAGATCAGCTACTTCGTTGAGGTTGTGGTGACTTACTCCAGCACCTGCCCGGCGTCGGCGGCGTTGTCCCGTCAGTTGATTCAGGATGGCTTTAAACAGAATTTCTCCTCTGACAAACCGCTGGATTTCGATGTGGTTCATTCCTGGCTGGGAACTCCGCAGGGGATCGTGGCGACTCCGCACGCCCAGCGCAGTTTTGCCCGTGTAAAAGCGGAAGTGGGGGCGAACTACAACTATGGCGATTTGATCGACATTGTTGAAGAAGCTTTGCAGACCGCGGTTCAAGGGGCTGTGAAGCGCGAGGACGAGCAGGAGTTCGCTCTGCGCAACGGCCAGAACCTGATGTTCTGTGAAGACGCTGCCCGCCGTGTGAAGGAAGCTTTGGACGCCAAGGTGGATATTTTGGACTACGTGGCTGAATTCAGCCATGTCGAGAGTCTGCACCCTCACAATGCCGTTTCTCATATTTCTAAAGGCTTGAAACTACGCAGTTTTTAG
- a CDS encoding Fur family transcriptional regulator, with translation MGKDTVPFLPRQHDDDIVVHADQFDEAELKRIIRALNLKVTSQRMAILKALHEGRRHVTAQELYEKLNKEHPDIGFATVYRFLRTLTEGTFVTEVRMGGLPARYELTPKGHHDHLTCVKCGKICEFENKAIEGLQEKVANQFGFKLTHHILELYGICPSCQAKNL, from the coding sequence ATGGGTAAAGACACAGTTCCATTTCTTCCAAGACAGCATGATGACGACATCGTCGTTCACGCCGATCAGTTCGACGAAGCTGAATTGAAGCGCATCATCCGTGCCTTGAACCTGAAAGTCACCAGTCAGCGTATGGCGATCTTAAAGGCCCTGCATGAAGGCCGCCGTCACGTCACCGCTCAAGAGCTTTACGAAAAACTGAATAAAGAACATCCGGACATTGGCTTTGCCACGGTTTACCGTTTCCTAAGAACCCTGACCGAAGGCACTTTCGTGACGGAAGTCCGCATGGGCGGCCTGCCAGCTCGTTACGAGTTGACCCCGAAAGGTCACCACGATCACTTGACGTGTGTGAAGTGCGGTAAGATCTGTGAGTTCGAGAATAAGGCCATCGAAGGACTGCAAGAGAAGGTGGCGAATCAGTTTGGATTTAAGCTGACCCATCATATCCTGGAGTTGTACGGGATCTGCCCCTCCTGCCAAGCTAAGAATCTTTAA
- the uvrA gene encoding excinuclease ABC subunit UvrA translates to MSHAEDGIVVKGAKEHNLKNVSVTIPRNKITVFTGLSGSGKSSLAFDTVYAEGQRRYVESLSAYARNFLEQLKKPEVDSITGLSPAIAIDQKSVSTNPRSTVGTVTEIYDYLRLLFAKLGIPECPTHHIPVSSQTPQQIIEEVFKKGVGTKFYVLAPMASGKKGEFLAEFQRWAKKGFVKAKVDGKMIELDKATKLAKTKTHDIDLVVDQLILKDTLKLRLSESINTALSMANGRVIIETLDGERTSYSLHSACPECGYSFPEIEPRLFSFNNPRGACPTCNGLGTIDLEEEEQFSDGEVGGKKLDKVVYKYKGKKTSDEDDEEGEEMVLNDCPDCHGARLKNEALNIRLGGKTIAELSDLGAHELRDWVAKLQWKSKDQLIAEKIVKQILARLDYLIRVGTGYLSLSRPSRTLSGGEAQRIRLATQVGSSLIGCLYVMDEPSIGLHPRDHHRLLDIIGELKERGNTILLVEHDEDTIRYADFVVDLGPRAGVLGGEMMAQGTPDELAANPNSLTGKYLNGEMRIPIPKERRKGNGQFVRLTGATGNNLQNVDLEIPLGTFTTVTGVSGSGKSTLIIDTLYKILAQHFYKALAQPSPYKKIEGLDKIDKVIDINQRPIGRTPRSTPATYVGLFPMIRDLFANLPDSKLRGYEPGRFSFNVKGGRCETCMGHGQIRMEMHFLSDVFVTCDTCQGRRYNRETLNIKYKSKSIADVLEMSVGEALEFFRNHTQIYRKLETLHRVGLDYMTLGQSSTTLSGGEAQRVKLSKELSRRGTGKTLYILDEPTTGLHFDDVRKLVELIQELADQGNTVLVIEHNMEVVKSSDHVIDLGPDGGKGGGQIVAAGTPEKVAKVTASETGKFLKPLLK, encoded by the coding sequence ATGTCGCATGCTGAAGATGGAATCGTAGTTAAGGGTGCAAAAGAGCATAATCTGAAGAATGTCAGTGTGACTATTCCGCGCAATAAGATCACCGTGTTTACGGGGTTGAGTGGCAGCGGGAAGTCGTCGTTGGCGTTTGATACGGTCTATGCCGAGGGTCAGCGTCGTTATGTGGAAAGTCTTTCTGCTTACGCGCGCAACTTCCTTGAACAGCTTAAAAAACCGGAAGTGGATTCCATCACCGGGCTTTCTCCAGCCATTGCGATTGACCAGAAATCGGTCAGCACCAATCCGCGTTCGACCGTGGGGACGGTGACAGAAATTTACGACTATCTTCGTCTTCTTTTTGCCAAACTGGGAATTCCGGAATGTCCGACTCACCACATCCCGGTGAGCAGTCAAACCCCGCAACAGATCATTGAAGAGGTCTTTAAAAAAGGTGTCGGCACCAAGTTCTATGTGCTGGCACCGATGGCCTCCGGCAAAAAGGGTGAGTTCCTGGCCGAGTTCCAGCGCTGGGCCAAAAAAGGATTCGTGAAAGCCAAAGTCGACGGCAAGATGATTGAACTCGACAAGGCCACGAAACTTGCCAAAACCAAAACGCACGATATTGATCTGGTGGTGGATCAGTTGATCCTGAAAGACACGCTGAAATTGCGCCTTTCAGAAAGTATCAACACCGCTCTGAGCATGGCCAATGGCCGCGTGATCATCGAAACCCTGGACGGGGAGCGCACCAGTTATTCTTTGCACTCGGCATGTCCTGAGTGCGGTTACAGCTTCCCCGAAATTGAACCTCGCCTGTTCAGCTTCAACAACCCGCGCGGGGCCTGCCCGACATGCAATGGGCTGGGAACAATTGATCTGGAAGAAGAAGAGCAGTTCTCTGACGGCGAAGTGGGCGGCAAGAAGCTGGACAAAGTCGTCTATAAATACAAAGGCAAAAAAACTTCGGACGAGGATGACGAAGAGGGCGAGGAAATGGTTCTGAACGACTGCCCGGACTGTCACGGGGCTCGTTTGAAAAATGAAGCCCTGAATATCCGTCTGGGTGGAAAAACCATCGCCGAGCTGTCGGATCTGGGGGCGCATGAATTGCGCGACTGGGTGGCCAAGCTTCAGTGGAAGTCCAAAGATCAGTTGATTGCTGAAAAAATCGTTAAGCAAATTCTGGCCCGTCTGGATTACCTGATCCGCGTGGGCACGGGATATCTTTCCCTGAGCCGTCCTTCACGCACGCTGTCCGGCGGGGAAGCCCAGCGTATTCGTCTGGCAACCCAAGTGGGATCCTCTTTGATCGGCTGTCTGTATGTGATGGATGAACCAAGTATCGGCCTGCATCCGCGCGATCACCACCGGCTGCTCGATATTATCGGCGAGCTGAAAGAGCGTGGAAACACCATCTTGCTGGTTGAGCACGACGAAGACACCATCCGCTACGCTGACTTTGTTGTCGATCTGGGACCTCGTGCCGGGGTTCTGGGCGGAGAAATGATGGCGCAAGGCACGCCGGATGAACTGGCCGCCAATCCGAATTCTTTGACCGGAAAATATCTGAACGGTGAAATGCGCATTCCGATTCCGAAAGAGCGCCGCAAAGGCAACGGGCAGTTTGTGCGTTTGACCGGGGCGACGGGAAACAATCTGCAGAATGTGGATCTGGAAATCCCACTGGGGACTTTCACGACGGTGACCGGGGTTTCGGGTTCCGGAAAAAGTACGCTCATCATCGACACACTTTACAAGATTCTGGCGCAGCATTTTTATAAGGCTTTGGCGCAGCCGTCGCCTTATAAGAAAATCGAAGGCCTGGATAAGATCGACAAAGTCATCGACATCAACCAAAGACCGATCGGACGCACACCGCGTTCGACCCCGGCGACTTATGTGGGATTGTTCCCGATGATTCGTGATCTGTTTGCGAACCTGCCGGATTCCAAACTGCGCGGTTATGAACCGGGTCGTTTCAGCTTCAACGTCAAAGGCGGGCGCTGTGAAACCTGTATGGGACATGGGCAGATCCGTATGGAGATGCACTTCCTCAGTGACGTCTTTGTGACCTGCGACACTTGTCAGGGCCGCCGTTACAACCGCGAGACTTTGAATATTAAATATAAATCCAAATCCATCGCCGACGTTCTGGAAATGAGCGTGGGGGAAGCTTTGGAGTTCTTCCGCAACCACACCCAGATCTATCGCAAGCTTGAAACTTTGCATCGTGTGGGTCTTGATTACATGACCCTGGGGCAGAGCTCGACAACGTTGTCGGGGGGTGAAGCCCAGCGTGTGAAGCTTTCCAAAGAGCTTTCCCGCCGAGGCACCGGCAAGACGCTGTACATTTTGGATGAGCCGACCACGGGATTGCACTTCGATGACGTCCGCAAGTTGGTGGAGCTGATTCAGGAGCTCGCCGATCAAGGGAACACCGTGCTGGTCATTGAGCACAACATGGAAGTCGTCAAATCCTCGGATCACGTTATTGATCTGGGGCCGGATGGCGGCAAGGGCGGAGGTCAGATCGTGGCCGCCGGAACACCTGAAAAGGTCGCCAAGGTCACTGCCAGCGAAACAGGCAAATTCCTGAAGCCACTGTTAAAATAG
- a CDS encoding DUF475 domain-containing protein, with the protein MKYFTGSFVFTFFGLVASYFVGHYYGGTVAAGFQALFIATILAILEISLSFDNAIVNAVVLKEMTPVWRHRFLTWGMIIAVFGMRLIFPLLIVTFMADVNPWEALVIAATKPDDYAKMMLDAHLQVAAFGGSFLLMVALKYFYDGSKDLHWIPFIEKPTRYIGSKVEAIEVCLTLIILILITHFLKSQEQLPFLMAGMAGLITYVIVDGIGSWLEASDDQMHDVHKASAGMFLYLEVLDASFSFDGVVGAFAITHNLFIIMIGLSIGAFFVRSLTIMFVEKEALTKFAFLEHGAFYAIGLLAMIMLADPFLHIPEWFTGLSGGIIILTSFIWSLKKGDIQASH; encoded by the coding sequence ATGAAATACTTTACTGGTTCCTTTGTTTTTACTTTCTTCGGATTGGTAGCGTCCTACTTTGTGGGGCACTACTACGGCGGCACCGTGGCGGCGGGCTTTCAGGCTCTGTTTATTGCCACGATTCTGGCCATTCTTGAAATCTCTTTGTCTTTCGATAATGCGATCGTGAATGCGGTTGTTCTGAAAGAAATGACTCCGGTCTGGCGCCATCGCTTCCTGACCTGGGGTATGATCATCGCCGTCTTTGGTATGCGTTTGATCTTCCCGTTATTGATTGTGACCTTCATGGCAGACGTCAATCCTTGGGAAGCCCTGGTGATCGCGGCGACGAAGCCGGATGATTACGCCAAGATGATGCTGGATGCGCACTTGCAGGTGGCCGCCTTCGGCGGAAGCTTCCTGTTGATGGTGGCGTTGAAGTACTTCTATGACGGCAGCAAGGATCTGCACTGGATCCCGTTCATCGAAAAGCCAACCCGTTATATCGGCAGCAAAGTTGAAGCCATCGAAGTGTGCTTGACCTTGATTATTTTGATTCTGATCACCCACTTCCTGAAAAGCCAGGAGCAATTGCCGTTCCTGATGGCCGGTATGGCGGGCTTGATCACTTATGTGATCGTGGATGGTATCGGTTCCTGGTTGGAAGCGTCTGATGATCAAATGCACGACGTGCACAAAGCCAGCGCCGGTATGTTCCTGTACCTGGAAGTTCTGGATGCGTCCTTCAGCTTTGACGGTGTGGTCGGGGCGTTTGCAATCACGCACAACCTGTTCATTATCATGATCGGTCTGAGCATCGGTGCATTCTTCGTACGTAGCTTGACGATTATGTTCGTGGAAAAAGAGGCGCTGACGAAGTTTGCGTTCCTCGAGCACGGGGCTTTCTATGCCATCGGTCTTTTGGCGATGATCATGCTTGCAGATCCGTTCCTGCACATCCCTGAGTGGTTCACCGGATTGAGCGGGGGGATCATCATCCTGACCTCTTTCATCTGGTCTTTGAAAAAGGGCGATATACAAGCTTCTCACTAA
- a CDS encoding DMT family transporter, producing the protein MGNAFRFNNFQSAWCLLALTPLLLTQERTAWNVTDYKPILGILCLGLGSSIIAFYLQIRTQKVLSDSTASMLFLLESPFAALFGFLILSERLSWFQISGAVIIMVASVLQILTDTASKTENIKT; encoded by the coding sequence GTGGGCAATGCGTTTCGCTTTAACAATTTCCAATCCGCCTGGTGCCTGCTGGCGCTGACGCCTCTGTTGCTGACTCAGGAACGCACCGCCTGGAATGTGACGGACTATAAACCGATTCTGGGAATCCTATGCCTGGGACTGGGTTCCAGCATCATTGCGTTTTATCTGCAAATCCGCACTCAAAAGGTGCTTTCGGATTCCACGGCCAGCATGCTGTTTTTGCTCGAGTCCCCGTTCGCCGCGCTGTTTGGATTCCTGATTCTCAGTGAACGGCTGAGCTGGTTCCAGATTTCCGGGGCCGTGATAATCATGGTTGCCTCGGTGCTGCAGATTCTGACTGATACCGCGAGCAAAACTGAAAACATCAAGACATAA
- a CDS encoding DMT family transporter, whose amino-acid sequence MTKNRAALELIFAGVLWGFGFVATVWALEAFTPVETLFFRFVIASVMGEILYLIIKGPNFTSLREEIFRALPAGLLLGGMLLLQTIGLKYTTATKSGFLTSLYVILVPLFNAWFFKSAGNWKNYALTALALLGTFILVDANLSGINSGDLWTLGCSVFAAFLSIYYLYRKDFKQSGQCVSL is encoded by the coding sequence TTGACTAAGAATCGCGCGGCCCTGGAGCTGATCTTCGCCGGAGTCCTCTGGGGCTTCGGCTTTGTGGCCACTGTCTGGGCTCTGGAGGCCTTCACTCCGGTAGAGACCCTGTTCTTCCGCTTTGTCATCGCCTCTGTCATGGGCGAGATTTTGTACCTGATCATCAAAGGACCCAATTTCACCAGTCTGCGCGAAGAAATTTTCCGCGCCCTGCCCGCCGGGCTTCTTCTGGGCGGCATGCTGCTTTTGCAAACCATCGGTTTGAAATACACCACCGCCACCAAGAGCGGATTTCTGACCAGTCTTTATGTGATTTTAGTGCCGCTGTTCAATGCGTGGTTCTTTAAATCTGCCGGTAACTGGAAAAACTATGCCCTGACCGCGTTGGCGCTGCTGGGAACTTTCATTCTGGTCGACGCCAATCTATCCGGCATCAACTCGGGTGATCTGTGGACCCTGGGCTGTTCGGTGTTTGCAGCCTTCCTGAGCATATATTATTTATATCGGAAAGATTTCAAACAAAGTGGGCAATGCGTTTCGCTTTAA